GCACGCGCCGACGATCACGATCGTCCCGCTGGCCGACGACCCTGAACTGCGCCGCGGCACCGAGGCCGTGCTCGCCGCGCCGGTCGGCCTCACCGCGGTCACCACCGGGGCCGGGTTCCGCGGCTGGCTCGACGCGGCCGAAGGCTGGGGACTCCGCGCGGCGCTGCTGGACGCGCTGTCCGGGTCGCGCATTTTCGCGCGCGGGCCCAAAGCGGTCGGCGCGGTGCGGGGCGTCGGCCTGCGCGAGGAGTACTCCGCGCCCGGCGAGACCAACGACGAGTTGTTCGGCGCGCTCACCGAAGCCGGTGTCGACGGCGCGCGCGTGGCGGTGCAACTGCACGGCGCACCGCTGCCGGAGTTCACCGATCCGCTCGCGGCGGCCGGGGCGTCGGTGCTCGCCGTGCAGCCCTACCGGTGGCACACGCCGCCGGATCCGGAACCGGTGTTCTCGTTGATCCGCGAGGTGCTGTCCGGCGAACTGGCCGCGTTGGTGTTCACCAGCGCCCCGGCCGCGACGAATTTTCTGGCACTCGCCGATGAATCCGGCCGCGGCGCGGAGCTGCGCGAGATCCTGCGCGGTGGCACGGTCGTCTGCGCGTGCGTCGGTCCGGTGACCGCGGTGCCGTTGGAGGCAGCCGGAATCAGCACGCTACAGCCGGAGCGTCAGCGGTTGGGCGCGTTAGTGAAGCTGGTGGTCGCGAAGCTGGCTTAGGACGCTTCGGCCTGCTGTCGTCCCGCAGCTTCTTCGCTGAGGCCTTGCCGCCAGTAGCCGGTGAAGCAGATGGCTGTCTTGTCGAAGCCGCGCTCGCGGACCAGGTGCCGTCGAACCAGCTTCACGACGCCTGCTTCGCCGGAAACCCACGCGTAAGGCGTGCCGCTGGGCAGCTCTGCCGCGCGTACGGCGTCTACGAGCGCTTCGCCGTGCGTACGCGCACCGCGGACCACCCAGTGCACCTCGACCGCACCGTTGGTCTCGAAGGTCTGTCGCTCCGCACGGTCCGGAATCTCGATGTACACCGACGCGCGCGCCGACTGCGGCAGCCTCTCGAGAATCCCGCCGATCGCCGGCAACGCGGTTTCGTCGCCGACCAGCAGCTGCCACGTCGTCCCGTCCGGCACGTCGTACAGGCCGTGCGGCCCGAGGAACGCCACCCGGCCGCCGACCTCCGCCTGCCCCGCCCACGTCGACGCCGGTCCGCCGCTCTCCTCGTGCAGCACGAAGTCGACGTCCACCTCGCCGGTCTCCGGACGCGCCGCGCGCACCGTGTAGGTCCGCATCGGCGGCCGCACGTCATCGGGCATCGCGAGGTACCGGCGATACCACGACAGGGCGTCGTCGTCCCCCATCGCGGCGGGCGGCAGATGCGGCTCCTCGTCGCCGGGCAGCGGGAAGAACACCTTTACGTACGCGTCCGGCGCCGCCGGGCCCGCCGCCGCGAGCCCCGGGCAGTCGAAGGTGACCCGCGCCATGTGCGGGGTGACCCGCCGGACCGCGGTGACCCTGCCGGGGTGGTAAGTCAGCACGCTCATGAGGTGAGGCTAACCTAAAACGGACACGGCGGGCTATGGCTGGGGAGGATGGCGGAGGCCACGCTTTCCGGCTCGGGAGGCGCGGTCGGAGGTCCGTGAGGGGAACCCTGAGTGAACTGGGCCCCGGAAGTTGGACTGGTTATGTAGAGGTTAGGCGGCGAGGGTCTGGGCCCGGTATTCGGCCGGGCTCAGGCCTTGGAGCGTGGTGGAGATGCGGGTGGTGTTGTACCAGTCGATGTAGTCGTGCAGTGCCGTGATGAACGTGTCGACGGTGTCGAACTTGGTGTGGTGGAAGAGTTCTTCTTTGAGGTGGCCGAAGAAGTTCTCGGCGACGGCGTTGTCCAGGCAGGTGGCTCGCCGGGACATCGACTGGGTCAGGCCGGCGTCGGCGAGCAGGGAGCGCCAGGAGGCGTGCCGGTACTGGAAGCCCTGGTCGGAGTGCACCAGCGGGCGGGCTCCGGCGGGCAGGGTCGCGATCGCGGCGCGCAGCGAGGAGTTCGTCAGCTCCAGCGTCGGGGACGGCCCGCAGGCGTAGGCGATCACGGACCGGTCGAACAGGTCGATCACGGGCGAGAGGTAGACCTTGCGGTCGCCGATGCGGAACTCGGTCACGTCGGTGACCCATTTGGTGTCCGGGGCCTCGGCGCCGAACTCGCGGTTGAGCAGGTTCTCGGCGGCCGTGCCGGGCCGGCCGGGCCAGGACCGGCGCCGGCGCGGCCGCCGGACCTGGCAGACCAGGCCGAGGGCGTTCATCAGCGCGAGCACGGTTTTCTTCGCCACCCGCCAGCCGGCGCGGGCCAGGACCGTGTGGATCCGCCGGTGCCCGTAGCGGCCGCGGGCGGCCTCGAACGCCTCGGCGATCGCGGCCTTGAGCCCGGCGTGCGGGTCGGGCCGGTCGGGCCGGGCCTGGTGGTAGAAGAACGTCGACCGGGCCAGGCCCGCGACCGCCAGCAGCACCGGCAGCGGATAGTCGGCCTTGAGGGCGGCGACGGCCTGGGTTTTCACCCTCGCCCCTGCTCCCTCAAGGCCCGCAATTTTTTTAGGTAGGCGTTCTCCGCCGACAGCCGCAGGTTCTCCGCCCGCAACCGCTCCAGCTCGCCGGGACCCGGCGAGTCCGCGACACCGGGCGGACGGCCTTTCGGCTTGGGCCGCAACGCGTCCTCTCCCTCGCGCCGATACGCCCGCGCCCAGTTCTCCACGAGTTTGGGCGAGGACAGCCCGTGCTCGCGCGCCAGCTCGGCCGCGGTCGCCTCGCCGCCGACATACCGGCGCACGACCTCCAGCTTGAACTCGAACGCGAACGACCGCCTGCCTGGCTTGTCCATCAGCGCTCCCGCGCTCCGCAGCCTCCAACGATCACGCAAGCGTCGCACGGCACCCGCCGACACCCCCAACCGGGACGCCACGGCCTTCGCGCCATACCCGTCCTCGAACAACGCAACAGCGGACGCCCGCTGCCACTCAGACAACGAACTGCGTGGATGCAACGAACCACTCCCCGGACAGCTGGAACTGGATTCCCAGTCCAACTTCCGGGGCGCAGTTCACAGGGACTCTGAGTGCGTGAGGGTTCCCCTCACGGACCTCTGCCGAGCCGCGGTGCCGGTTCTAGAACAAGCCGGGCGGTTCGTCCTCGCCGGGCTCGTCCCCGTCCGGGCGCCAGCGGTACTTCCGCAGGTCCACCTTGTCGCCGTCCGCCAGCACGCCTTCCGCGCGCAGGCGCTCGAGCTGTTCGTGCAGCAGATGCGGCGCGGGGGTCCCGTTCGCGCGGAGGATGCGGTGCCAGGGCAGGTCGTGGCCGTCCTCGGCGAGGGCGCGGCCGACCATGCGCGGAGAGGGAGCGCCGGAGAGCGCTGCGACGTCGCCGTACGTCGCGACTGTCCCCGCGGGTACGTCGGCGATGACTGCGCGTATCCGCTCGTGCAGTTCGTCGTTCATGACCCGGGGAATGATAGTCCCGCCGAGGGGTGTGCCGGTGCGCCACCCGGGTGAGCGGGCATGGTTCCATCGCTGATGTGCACGTGCGGAGAGCAGGGAACGGGCAGGCGCGGCTGGTGCGCCCGCCGGTCCCCGTCGCACCCACGTTCACCTGGGACGACGACGCGCGCCGGCTGCTGTCGGCTCCCGCCGGATTCCGTCGCGTGCTCGGCGGGCCGGGCACCGGCAAGACGGCGTTGCTCGCCACCGCCGCCGCACGCCGGATCGCGGAGGGGGCGGATCCGGAGAGCGTGCTGCTGCTCACGACGTCCCGCCGGGCGGCGGACGCGTTGCGGGCCGACCTCACGCGGCGGCTCACGTCGGACCCGGATCAGGAGTCTCCGCTGCCCCGCACGGTGAGTGAACCGCTCGTGCGCACCGTGCATTCGTACGCGTTTTCGTTGCTGCGCCTGGAAGCTCGCGCCGAGGAGCTGCCGCCGCCGCGATTGCTCGCCGGGGCGGAGCAGGACGTCGTCGTGCGCGAGCTGCTGGAGGGCGACCTGGAGGAGGGCGCGACCAGCTGGCCCGAGCAGTTGCGTCCGGCGCTGACCGTGCCCGGGTTCGCCGAGGAGCTGCGCGACCTGCTGATGCGGGCGGCCGAACGCGGCCTCGGGCCGGAGGATCTGACCGAACTCGGGCATCGCCAGGACCGCGAGGAATGGGTCGCCGCCGGGCAGTTCTGGGCGCAGTACGAGGAGGTCACCCAGCTGCAGGGAGCGGGCGGCAACGCGCTCGGCCTGCCCGCCGCGCCCGCGCTCGACGCCGCTGAGCTGGTGACCTCGGCCTTGCTCGCGCTGGAGGACGACGAGGAGCTGCGCGAACGCGAGCGCGGTCGGGTCCGGCATTTGTTCGTGGACGACGCGCACCACCTCGATCCATTGCAGGTTCAGCTGATCCGCACGATCGGGCACACCGCGGAAGAATTCGTGGTGGCCGGTGATCCGGATCAGTCGGTGTTTTCCTTCCGCGGTGCGGACCCGAAGCTGTTCGCCGATTCCGACAACGACGGCGACCGGACAGTCATGCTGACCACCTCGCACCGGCTCGCTCCGACGGTCCGGGCGGCGGTCGCTAAGCTCGGTGCGACGTTGCCGGGTGCCTCGCCGCACCGGAAATTGGTTACGCCGCCGGGAAAGCGCGGCGGCAAGGTGCGGGTGCGGCTGATGCCGACCCCGGCAGCGGAGGCCAGTTGGATCGCTGACCAGCTGCGTCGGGCCCACCTCGTCGACGGAGTGCCGTGGTCGGAGATGGCGGTGCTGGTGCGTTCTCCGGCGCGGACTTTCCTGGTGTTGCAACGTGCTTTGCGGGCAGCGGGGGTGCCGATCGGTTCGGCTACCGAGGAATTGCCGCTGGCGAAACATTCCGCGGTGCGGCCGTTGCTGGCGGTGTTGCGGATCGCCGCGGAGCCGGAACTGCTCGACGTCGATATCGCGGAGATGCTGCTGTCCTCGTCGCTCGGCGGGGCGGATCCGTTGGCGTTGCGGCGGTTGCGCCGTGGTCTGCGTCGGCTGGAGTTGGCTGGCGGCGGACAGCGGTCGAGTGACGAACTGCTCGTGGAAGCGTTGCGGGGCGGCGACATTCTCGTCGGTCTCGCGGACAACGAGGCGCTGCCGGTTCGACGGGTCGGCAACCTGTTGAGCATCACGCACCAGGCGGTGAGTCGCGGCGAAGGCGTCGAGCAGGTGCTGTGGGAGCTGTGGCAGGCGAGCGGACTGCAGGAACGGTTGCTGCGCTTGGTGGATCGTGGTGGCTCGCTCGGTGCACAGGCGGACCGCGACCTGGACGCGGTGGTCGCGTTGTTCGATTCGGCGGGCCGGTATGCCGATCGGCTGCCCAAGGCGAGCGTCGCGGCGTTCGCGGATTACCTGTCGTCACAGAACATCGCGGGAGACACGCTCGCTCCGGCGGCCATTCCGGGCGAAGGGGTTTCGCTGCTCACCGCGCACGCGTCGGCGGGTCGCGAGTGGACAGTGGTCGCGGTCGCCGGAGTGCAGGAGGGCGCGTGGCCGGACCTGCGGCTGCGCGGTTCGCTGCTGGGCGTCGAGCGGCTGGTCGACCTGCTGTCCGGAGTGGACGAACACGACAAGGTGTCCGCTATCGCGCCGATCCTCGCCGAAGAGCGGCGGCTGTTCTACCTCGCGGCGAGCCGGGCGCGCCGGACGCTGCTGGTCACCGCGGTCGCCGGGGAAGACGAGCAGCCGTCCCGGTTCCTCGACGACCTCGAGGAGAACGGCGCGGACGACGGCATGCTCGACTCCCGGATGAAGCCGCCGGGCCGGTCGCTCGTGCTGGCCGAATTGGTCGGCGAGTTGCGTGAGGTCGTGTGCGACGACAAGGCCGATCCCGAGCGGCGGAAGCGGGCGGCGAAACAGCTCGCCCGGTTGGCCGCGGCGGGCGTTCCGGGCGCGCATCCGGACACCTGGTACGGGTTGCCGGAAGCGTCCACAGAGGACCCGGTGCACGGTCCGGGCGACCTGATGCGGATCTCGCCGTCCACGGTGGAAATCCTGGTGAAGTGTCCGCTGCGCTGGCTGATCGAACGGCACGGCGGCAGTGATCCGGCGCAGCTCGCGGCGGTTACCGGAACTCTCGTGCACGGCCTGGCGCAGGCGATCGCGGGCGGCAGCACCGAGGAACAGATCCAGGCCGCGCTGGACGAGGCGTGGGTCCGGGTGGACGCCGGCGCGCCGTGGTTCTCGCGCCGGGAACGGTCCCGAGTGGAGCAGATGCTGCGCAACTTCGTGTCGTGGCTGGAAAAGTCGAGGCAGGAACTGATCGAGGCCGGGGTCGAACAGGACATCGAGGTCGAGTTGCCGATGGGCGACGAAGAGGTGCGGGTGCTGCTGCGCGGGCGCGTCGACCGGGTCGAGATGGACAAGGACGGGCGTCCGGTGATCGTGGACATCAAGACCGGCAAGGTCCCGGTGTCCGGTGCGGACGCGGAGAAGCACCCGCAGCTCGCGGCGTACCAGCTGGCCGTGCTGCTGGGCGCGGTCGAGGGCAAAAATACGCCCGGCGGCGCGAAGCTCGTGTATGTCGCGAAGGGGAACAACAAAACCGGTGCCACGCAACGGGATCAGCCGCCGATGGATGAGGACAACGGGCGTGAGTGGCTGGAACTCGTGCGCTCGGCCGCGGCTGCCGCGGTCGGCCCGGACTATCAGGCGCACGAGAACGCTGACTGCGACCGGTGCCCGGCGCGCGGATGCTGCCCGTTGCGTCCGGAAGGCCGTCAGGTGACCGGACCGTGAGCCCGGTGGTCGTTGCCAACCCGGTCGGACCCGCGGAAATCGCGGACGCACTGGGGTTGCACCGTCCGACGCCCGAGCAGGCGACCGTGATCGCGTCGCCGGTCGAGCCGTCGCTGGTCGTCGCGGGCGCGGGCGCGGGAAAGACCGAAACCATGGCCGCGCGCGTGGTCTGGCTGGTGGCCAACGGAATCGTGAGCCCGGAGCGGGTACTCGGCCTGACCTTCACCCGGAAAGCCGCGCGTCAGCTTGGCGAACGGGTGCGGGCTCGGTTGCGGCGGCTCGCTGGTTCGGGGCTGTTGGAACGGATCGATCCGTCGGGCGCGTTGCGGGCCACTGTGGTCGCGGGTGAACCGACGGTGCTGACGTATCACGCGTATGCCGGACGGTTGTTGTCGGAGCATGGGTTGCGGCTTCCGGTGCAGCCTGGCGTCCGATTGCTGTCGGAGACTTCTTCGTGGCAGCTGGCACATCGCGTGGTGTCCACTTGGGACAATGACCTGGACACCGACCGGGTGCCGCCGACGGTCACCGCGCAGCTGCTCGCGCTGGCCGGTGAACTTGGCGAGCATCTGATTTCGACGGAGCAGCTCGGGCAGTACACGGAGTGGCTGTGCGAGATCATCGAGAACGCTCCGCGCGCTAAGGGCCAGCGTGCGTCGCTGCCGGTGAAACTGCAGGAAGTTCTGGCAGCACAACGGTTTCGATTGGCCTTGCTGCCATTGGTCGAGGATTATCATCGGCGCAAACGGGCGGAAGGCGCGCTCGACTTCGCGGATCAGATGTCGCTGGCCGCGCAGCTCGCCGACGGGTATCCGGCGGTGGTCGCGGGGGAGCGCGAGCGGTACGGGGCGGTGCTGCTGGACGAATACCAGGACACCGGGCACGCGCAACGAGTGCTGCTGCGGTCGTTGTTCGGCGGCGTGGATCATCCGCCGATGCCGGTGACCGCGGTCGGCGACCCGGCACAGGCGATTTACGGCTGGCGCGGCGCGAGTGCGGCGAACCTGCCCCGATTCACCACCGACTTCCCGCGTCGGGGCGAGGAACGGCTGGAAACCGCCCACGAATTCGGGCTGCTCACCAGTTTCCGCAATCCGCCCGAAATCCTGGAACTGGCCAACGCGATCTCGGAACCGTTGCGGCAGCGCGGACTTGGCGTCGAACGGCTGCGGGCGCGAGACGGGGCCGGCCCGGCGGACATCGCGGTCGCGCTGCTGCCGGACGTGCGCGCGGAACGCGAGTGGGTCGCGGACGCGATGGCACAGCGGTGGCATGCGGAGAAAGAAGCCTCCGGCAAGCCGCCGACCGCGGCGGTGCTGGTGCGCCGCCGGGCGGACATGGCGCCGATCGCGGCGGAAATGCGGATGCGCGGGCTGCCGGTGGAGGTCGTGGGCCTCGGCGGATTGCTGGACGAACCGGAGGTCGCCGACCTGGTCTCCACCCTGCGGGTGCTCGCCGATCCGCTGGCGGGCAGCGCGGCGGCTCGGCTGCTGACCGGCGCGCGGTGGCGGATCGCGGCGGCGGACGTCGCGGCGTTGTGGCGGCGGGCCAACGAACTCACCTCGCCCGAGCCGCGGGCGAAGGAGGGCGAAGAGCCGGAACTGGTCGCCGAACGCGCGGAACAAGCCGGGCTGATCGACGCCGTCGACGAACCCGGTGCGCCAGAGCGTTATTCCCCGGAAGGGTATCGGCGAATTCGCCGCCTGGGCGCGGAATTGACCGCGCTGCGACGGCGGCTGGATCAGTCGCTGCCGGAATTGGTGGCGGACGTCGAACGCACGATGCTGCTTGACGTCGAATCGCTTGCCCGTCCTGGATCGGCCGGGCGCGCGCATTTGGACGCGTTCGCGGAAGTCGTTACCGATTACGCGGAGACCGCGCCGACGGCGACTCTTTTGTCCTTTGTGGACTACCTGAACACCGCGGCGCACGCGGAAGACGGCCTCACGCCTGGCGAGGTGCAGGTGGTTCCGGATCGCGTGCAGGTGCTCACCGTGCACTCCGCCAAGGGGCTGGAGTGGGAAGTGGTGGCGGTCCCGCATCTGGTCGCTGAGGTGTTCCCGGGCAAGCGTCGTTCGTCTTCGTGGTTGCGCACGTCCACTGCGTTGCCCGCGCATTTGCGGGGCGACGCGGCGGATCTGCCGAAGCTGCAGATCTCGGAAGGCTATGACCGCAAGGAAGTGCAGGAAGCGCTGGAGCTGCACGAGGAAGGGTTCGTCGCGCGCGAAGCCGACGAGGAACGACGGTTGTGTTACGTCGCCTTGACCCGTTCCGAGCGTGCGCTGCTCGTTTCCGGACATTGGTGGAACGAAAGCAGCACACGGGCTAAGGGACCGTCGATCTTCCTGACCGAGATCGCCGAAGTGATGAACGAGGCCGATCCGCCGCTGGGCGTCGTGGACGTCTGGGCCGAGGAACCGGAGGAGGGCGACGAGAACCCGCTGGTCGCGGACTCCCGGACGGCGCAGTGGCCGGTGGACCCGCTCGGTGACCGGCGGTCCGGCGTGGCGACCGGCGTGGAGCTGCTGCTGGCGGAAATGGCCGCGCTGGAAGAGGAACCCGAGCCCGAACCGGAAGCCGAGCCGCTTCCGGCGGCCGACGACGACGAAATCCCGCTGCCGCCGGAACCGGAAGACGACTACCCGCCAGACGACGAATACTTCGAAGACGACGAGGACGTCATCGATCCGGAAGACCCGGACGGCTGGGCTGCCGACACCGACGTTCTCCTCGCCGAACGCGCCCGCTCGCAGTCCACAGTGGATCGTGTCGCGCTGCCCGCGCAGCTGAGCGTGAGCCAGCTGGTCGACCTGGCGTCCGATGCGGACGCTCTCGCGCAACGGCTGCGTCGTCCGCTTCCGTTGCCGCCCAACACCTTCGCTCGCCGCGGTACCGCATTCCACAGCTGGCTGGAGCAACGGTTTTCCGGCGACCGGCTGCTGGAGATCGACGACCTGCCCGGCGCGGCCGACGTCGGCGAAGCACCGGACACCGATTTCGAAGCCCTGCAAGAAGCTTTCGAGAACAGCGAATGGGCCGACCGGGTCCCGCTCGCGGTGGAGGTGCCGTTCTCCGCGGACATCGAAGGCATCACTCTGCGCGGCCGGATGGACGCCGTGTACGCGGATCCCGACGGCGGTTGGACTGTTGTCGACTGGAAAACCGGCTCCGTGCCGTCCGAGGAACGGTTGCCAGCGTTGGCGATTCAGCTCGGCGCGTACCGATTGGCGTGGGCGGCGCTGAAGAAGGTTCCGGTGGAGCGGGTGCGCGCGGCCTTCCACTATGTCCG
The nucleotide sequence above comes from Amycolatopsis sp. AA4. Encoded proteins:
- a CDS encoding siderophore-interacting protein, producing the protein MSVLTYHPGRVTAVRRVTPHMARVTFDCPGLAAAGPAAPDAYVKVFFPLPGDEEPHLPPAAMGDDDALSWYRRYLAMPDDVRPPMRTYTVRAARPETGEVDVDFVLHEESGGPASTWAGQAEVGGRVAFLGPHGLYDVPDGTTWQLLVGDETALPAIGGILERLPQSARASVYIEIPDRAERQTFETNGAVEVHWVVRGARTHGEALVDAVRAAELPSGTPYAWVSGEAGVVKLVRRHLVRERGFDKTAICFTGYWRQGLSEEAAGRQQAEAS
- a CDS encoding ATP-dependent DNA helicase; its protein translation is MSPVVVANPVGPAEIADALGLHRPTPEQATVIASPVEPSLVVAGAGAGKTETMAARVVWLVANGIVSPERVLGLTFTRKAARQLGERVRARLRRLAGSGLLERIDPSGALRATVVAGEPTVLTYHAYAGRLLSEHGLRLPVQPGVRLLSETSSWQLAHRVVSTWDNDLDTDRVPPTVTAQLLALAGELGEHLISTEQLGQYTEWLCEIIENAPRAKGQRASLPVKLQEVLAAQRFRLALLPLVEDYHRRKRAEGALDFADQMSLAAQLADGYPAVVAGERERYGAVLLDEYQDTGHAQRVLLRSLFGGVDHPPMPVTAVGDPAQAIYGWRGASAANLPRFTTDFPRRGEERLETAHEFGLLTSFRNPPEILELANAISEPLRQRGLGVERLRARDGAGPADIAVALLPDVRAEREWVADAMAQRWHAEKEASGKPPTAAVLVRRRADMAPIAAEMRMRGLPVEVVGLGGLLDEPEVADLVSTLRVLADPLAGSAAARLLTGARWRIAAADVAALWRRANELTSPEPRAKEGEEPELVAERAEQAGLIDAVDEPGAPERYSPEGYRRIRRLGAELTALRRRLDQSLPELVADVERTMLLDVESLARPGSAGRAHLDAFAEVVTDYAETAPTATLLSFVDYLNTAAHAEDGLTPGEVQVVPDRVQVLTVHSAKGLEWEVVAVPHLVAEVFPGKRRSSSWLRTSTALPAHLRGDAADLPKLQISEGYDRKEVQEALELHEEGFVAREADEERRLCYVALTRSERALLVSGHWWNESSTRAKGPSIFLTEIAEVMNEADPPLGVVDVWAEEPEEGDENPLVADSRTAQWPVDPLGDRRSGVATGVELLLAEMAALEEEPEPEPEAEPLPAADDDEIPLPPEPEDDYPPDDEYFEDDEDVIDPEDPDGWAADTDVLLAERARSQSTVDRVALPAQLSVSQLVDLASDADALAQRLRRPLPLPPNTFARRGTAFHSWLEQRFSGDRLLEIDDLPGAADVGEAPDTDFEALQEAFENSEWADRVPLAVEVPFSADIEGITLRGRMDAVYADPDGGWTVVDWKTGSVPSEERLPALAIQLGAYRLAWAALKKVPVERVRAAFHYVRHGHTLRPADLLDAEGLRSLLRNVPQE
- a CDS encoding helix-turn-helix domain-containing protein, whose translation is MDKPGRRSFAFEFKLEVVRRYVGGEATAAELAREHGLSSPKLVENWARAYRREGEDALRPKPKGRPPGVADSPGPGELERLRAENLRLSAENAYLKKLRALREQGRG
- a CDS encoding IS3 family transposase — encoded protein: MKTQAVAALKADYPLPVLLAVAGLARSTFFYHQARPDRPDPHAGLKAAIAEAFEAARGRYGHRRIHTVLARAGWRVAKKTVLALMNALGLVCQVRRPRRRRSWPGRPGTAAENLLNREFGAEAPDTKWVTDVTEFRIGDRKVYLSPVIDLFDRSVIAYACGPSPTLELTNSSLRAAIATLPAGARPLVHSDQGFQYRHASWRSLLADAGLTQSMSRRATCLDNAVAENFFGHLKEELFHHTKFDTVDTFITALHDYIDWYNTTRISTTLQGLSPAEYRAQTLAA
- a CDS encoding MGMT family protein produces the protein MNDELHERIRAVIADVPAGTVATYGDVAALSGAPSPRMVGRALAEDGHDLPWHRILRANGTPAPHLLHEQLERLRAEGVLADGDKVDLRKYRWRPDGDEPGEDEPPGLF
- a CDS encoding uroporphyrinogen-III synthase, with amino-acid sequence MAELDGVRIGVTAERRADDLIGALLRHGAEVRHAPTITIVPLADDPELRRGTEAVLAAPVGLTAVTTGAGFRGWLDAAEGWGLRAALLDALSGSRIFARGPKAVGAVRGVGLREEYSAPGETNDELFGALTEAGVDGARVAVQLHGAPLPEFTDPLAAAGASVLAVQPYRWHTPPDPEPVFSLIREVLSGELAALVFTSAPAATNFLALADESGRGAELREILRGGTVVCACVGPVTAVPLEAAGISTLQPERQRLGALVKLVVAKLA
- a CDS encoding ATP-dependent DNA helicase; the encoded protein is MRPPVPVAPTFTWDDDARRLLSAPAGFRRVLGGPGTGKTALLATAAARRIAEGADPESVLLLTTSRRAADALRADLTRRLTSDPDQESPLPRTVSEPLVRTVHSYAFSLLRLEARAEELPPPRLLAGAEQDVVVRELLEGDLEEGATSWPEQLRPALTVPGFAEELRDLLMRAAERGLGPEDLTELGHRQDREEWVAAGQFWAQYEEVTQLQGAGGNALGLPAAPALDAAELVTSALLALEDDEELRERERGRVRHLFVDDAHHLDPLQVQLIRTIGHTAEEFVVAGDPDQSVFSFRGADPKLFADSDNDGDRTVMLTTSHRLAPTVRAAVAKLGATLPGASPHRKLVTPPGKRGGKVRVRLMPTPAAEASWIADQLRRAHLVDGVPWSEMAVLVRSPARTFLVLQRALRAAGVPIGSATEELPLAKHSAVRPLLAVLRIAAEPELLDVDIAEMLLSSSLGGADPLALRRLRRGLRRLELAGGGQRSSDELLVEALRGGDILVGLADNEALPVRRVGNLLSITHQAVSRGEGVEQVLWELWQASGLQERLLRLVDRGGSLGAQADRDLDAVVALFDSAGRYADRLPKASVAAFADYLSSQNIAGDTLAPAAIPGEGVSLLTAHASAGREWTVVAVAGVQEGAWPDLRLRGSLLGVERLVDLLSGVDEHDKVSAIAPILAEERRLFYLAASRARRTLLVTAVAGEDEQPSRFLDDLEENGADDGMLDSRMKPPGRSLVLAELVGELREVVCDDKADPERRKRAAKQLARLAAAGVPGAHPDTWYGLPEASTEDPVHGPGDLMRISPSTVEILVKCPLRWLIERHGGSDPAQLAAVTGTLVHGLAQAIAGGSTEEQIQAALDEAWVRVDAGAPWFSRRERSRVEQMLRNFVSWLEKSRQELIEAGVEQDIEVELPMGDEEVRVLLRGRVDRVEMDKDGRPVIVDIKTGKVPVSGADAEKHPQLAAYQLAVLLGAVEGKNTPGGAKLVYVAKGNNKTGATQRDQPPMDEDNGREWLELVRSAAAAAVGPDYQAHENADCDRCPARGCCPLRPEGRQVTGP